From Balneola sp. MJW-20:
GATCACCCTGTGAATGCATGATCACATAATGTGCATCGTACTCAGCGCAGAGATCCGCCAGTCGAGGTTCTTTTTGCATACCACTTACATCATTTACAATCTGCACCCCAAGATCGAGGGCTTCTTTTGCTACGGTATACTTGGTGGTATCAATAGAAAAATGAACAGAAGAAAAAGTCTTGACTGCCCGTTCAAGGATAGGGATCACCCGGTCAAGCTCTTCCTGTTCTGATACCGGTTCAGATCCGGGGCGGGTGGACTCCCCCCCCACATCAATGATCTGGGCTCCGTCTCTTATCATCAGATGAATCCGGTCCAATGCCCTGGCTGGATCAAGATATCGTCCTCCATCACTGAATGAGTCCGGTGTTGCATTGAGAATACCCATTACCAGGGGCATGTGTATGTCGGTCAGTGATGGTTTCTTATGAGTCAAATAAGCCGTCCCTGATTATTGAAAAGTAAAAGAAGGATGTTTACCACTCTTCTACAAGATCATCCAGCTTGTCTTCTTTAGCAGCCCATTCGTCTGCATCCGGAAGTGCATCTTTGGTCTCATTAATGATCCGGTCTTCCCATTTTTCAGCGAGTCGCTCGTTTAGCTCAATGTAGTGCTCCCATTTTTCAGGCACTTCATCGTCAGGAAAGATCGCCTCTACCGGACATTCGGATACGCAGGCATCGCAATCGATACATTCAAAAGGATCGATGGTCAGAAAGTTAGGCCCTTCGCGGAAAGCGTCTACGGGGCATACGGCTGCACAGTTAGTATATTTACATTGAATACAAGGCTCGGTAACAATATATGCCATGGGTGATCGATGGTTAAATTTTAATTTCGCTGAATATCCATCCCGTACAACTTAGATTCAATTCAAATTAATCCAAAATCACTGAAATACTATCCGGACTGCCATCGTTCGGCGCAGGCACCAGATCCAGTAAATGCGTCATTAATTCGTATATATGTACGTTTTCAATGGGTCCGATCACTTTTCCTTCTGCTATATCGGGGCCATTTGCTATAAATAACGCGTGCATTACTTTTTCCTGATTGTCATAACCATGGGCTCCTCCTGATGGATAATCTTTTCTATCCTCAAAATAAGCACGGGTATTGATGGTAAAACCAGGTTCCGCGATCATCAATAAACCGGGAGTTCGACGGTGATCTTTTAAGTGAAACCGGTCCGGGATATCCTCCCTTTTGTAGACCCGGTAGTGTTCTTCATTTTCTTTCAGAGCATCATAAACAGCATCCGCATTCTCTCCTGTTTTAACATTCATCATTACTGCAGGACTATAAGCTATGATCTCAACTTTATCAGGGTCGATAAGTTCATCAAGCACTACAATTCGTTCTCTGCTAACCTCCTGCATACCATGATCCGAAACTACTATAATATTGGTATTACCTAACTCAGCAACCTCTTCAAGCCTGTTCAACAGATAGCCCATAAGCCGGTCCGCTCTCTGTATCGCAGAAACTACTTCCGGGGAATCCGGTCCGTACCGGTGACCCTGGCTATCTACAAAACTGAAATACAGGGTTGCCAGATCGATCTCTGTTTCATTATTCAGAGTCATCCACTTCACCACCGTATCTATCCTGGCTGAATCCGGCATTGAGCCGTCATACAGTTTCCAG
This genomic window contains:
- the folP gene encoding dihydropteroate synthase produces the protein MTHKKPSLTDIHMPLVMGILNATPDSFSDGGRYLDPARALDRIHLMIRDGAQIIDVGGESTRPGSEPVSEQEELDRVIPILERAVKTFSSVHFSIDTTKYTVAKEALDLGVQIVNDVSGMQKEPRLADLCAEYDAHYVIMHSQGDPKTMQDDPRYSDVVNDIYRFFSEKIREARARGAKKLILDPGIGFGKTQEHNLRLLADLDKFLDLNFPILVGASRKSMIGKILGGRPVEERVAGTLAVHYHSMMKGARIFRVHDVREAADSIKIFQAIQTQ
- the fdxA gene encoding ferredoxin FdxA, which encodes MAYIVTEPCIQCKYTNCAAVCPVDAFREGPNFLTIDPFECIDCDACVSECPVEAIFPDDEVPEKWEHYIELNERLAEKWEDRIINETKDALPDADEWAAKEDKLDDLVEEW
- a CDS encoding ectonucleotide pyrophosphatase/phosphodiesterase: MRKLLLLLLTLTLMSCVPQDENPKLILISFDGFRADYLEKTDTPNFDRLVENGVRSEGLIPVFPTKTFPNHYAIVTGLYPENNGLVGNNMYDPEMNASYAIGDREAVEDPDWYEGEPIWNTAEKQGMRSGTMFWVGSDAPVQDMRPTHWKLYDGSMPDSARIDTVVKWMTLNNETEIDLATLYFSFVDSQGHRYGPDSPEVVSAIQRADRLMGYLLNRLEEVAELGNTNIIVVSDHGMQEVSRERIVVLDELIDPDKVEIIAYSPAVMMNVKTGENADAVYDALKENEEHYRVYKREDIPDRFHLKDHRRTPGLLMIAEPGFTINTRAYFEDRKDYPSGGAHGYDNQEKVMHALFIANGPDIAEGKVIGPIENVHIYELMTHLLDLVPAPNDGSPDSISVILD